ACCCCGGGGGGCCCCGCGGGACGCCTCTCGCCTCTGCCCGTGTCTCCTCCAAGCCCGTAAAACTGGGAGCGTTGCTCGCTGCTCGCTGCTCCGCGCCCTGGTAACGGCGGCCCCCGGCGGGCGGGAGGACGTGCGGGGCCGCCCGTCGCGGCTGTTTCCGCGTTGCCCGTCCAGGGAGGTCCCGCCCCTGCCCGcggccgccccagccccagccccagccccgcgggGAGGCTCCGGGGCCGGCGGGGGGGCGCGCCCCCAGCCCGGGGCCTGCGGCGGGGGCGCCGGATAAAGCGGTGCCGGCCCGTCCGCCTGCCGGCACAGGGGCGGCCGGGACGGGCCCAGCGGGGCGCCCCGCCATGGCGAGCCCCGCACGCCCGCGGCAGGAGCAGGCGGCCGAGGAGCGGCGGCTGCGCGGCGCGGCCCCGACGGTGCCCCGCGACGCCAagcgggaggcggcgggggagcggctggtgctgctggagctgcgcCGCTGCGGCCGGCCGCCGTCCCCCGGCCCGGGCGAGCGGCaagaggagggggaagaggaggaagaggagggggaggcggcggcgggcgaAGATTGTTGCGGCAAGTGCAAGAAGCGGGTGCAGTTCGCCGACTCGCTGGGGCTGAGCCTCGCCAGCGTCAAGCACTTCAGCGATGCCGAGGAGCCGCAGGTGCCGCCCGCCGCGCTTTCGCACCTGCAGAGCCCGCCCGGCGAGGAGCGGgacccgccgccgcccggcgccgaccccgcgccgcccgcgctGCTCCTGGTGCCCGACTTCCCCGACGGCGGGGAGCCCAGCGCCGAGCGGCTGCGGCGGCAGCGCGTCTGCCTGGAGCGCCTGGGGCGGCCCGCGGCGCCCACCGACGTGCGGGGCACCGTGCAAGTGCtgggcggccccggccccaggGAGGTGACGGTGCGCTACACCTTCAACGAGTGGCTCTCCTTCGTGGACGTCCCGGCCGCGCCCCTTCCCCCCGAGCCGCCGGCCGAGCGCTACGGCTTCACCCTGTGCGTCCCGCCGAGCCTGCGGGAGGGCTTGGCCCTGCACTTCGCCATCCGCTACCGCAGCCCGCAGGGCGAGTTCTGGGACAACAACGGCGGCCGCAACTACACGCTGCGCTGCTGCGGCTgccccggggccggccccgccgccgccccgccggcccccgccgcACCTCGCTACTGACGCCGGCCGGGCGAGGGGAGCCGAGGGGACCCGGCCGGGCAGGGGCAGGCGGCCGCACCCCGCGCCCAGAGTGAGGCCCGGCTCGGGAGGGAGACAGCCAGCGCGCCGAGGGCCCCGTCCCGGAGACTGCCCCGAGTCTGGTGGTTTCTAAGCAGGAGCTTCAGTTTCTGCCAGCGAAACATGGATGTGCGTAGGCTCGCACTGCTGTGGCTTGTGGAATTGTTCTCCTTTTcggtttttgtcttttttttttttttttttttttttttttttgagagagagagagcaaggAGACTGAGTAGCGTgggctttgcttttcccctctTGAAGTGAATTTTTGAGGTCTTGATTTGGGCTTGACTCCACTTACCCGATTAGTCAAGAGCACTCGTGTGAAAACTTGGTGGCGTGTTCGCTAAAGATTTAACTTAGGAACCCAGTTTTCCCGTTCTCAGATTCATTTGAAAGACACAGTACTGCGACTGCAATGGTGTGctttgtcctttttttgttattttcttttagttcaGTGGACTCCGTAACAATAGGATTCACTGTTGTGAGCACCTGTCAAACCCGTGACAGGCTTGCGTGCCCGTCCCACCTTTGCCATGGCTGCGGCAGCTCTGAACAGCAGGCACTCTGTTTTGGGGCTGGATCTGGGGCTGGACTGGGCTGCCCTGGTTTTTGTCACTCAACACACTTCGATACCGCTCCCCACGCTCGCATGTAGGTCCCGTCTGGCTAATAGCAGCCAACAGGGACTTGTGCAGAAATGTTTTTGCTTAAAATAGACTGGTGACTTCTTTTCACACAACTGACAAATCTAAAACCGGGATGAAGGAGGAGTTAAAATACTTGCTGATGCTGTGTTTATCAGGAGAACTTTGGTAACACCTTTGAGTTGTGCACTGTGAAGTGAAAGATGGTGTCCGTCTCGTACACAGTTCTGTATTTTCAGATTTGGGTCTGGTTTGGATGACCCTTCTCACTGAGGAGTGACGCTGCCAAACAGAGACGGTGTCCTCAGTAACAAATGGAAACAAGTGCCTTAGTTCAGTTCTTATGTTACATTTTCCACCACATTTCTCaagtatttataatttattcagctttttttgctacatatttttctgtatttgtatGTTGCTGGGAAAGAACTTTGTTGTGCACACAGCTGGACTTTATGGCGCTGGACACTTGAATTGATTTTATAGTCTTCACTCTTGCACTGCAAGCCTAGAGGTTGACTACTACTGGTGTCCCAACTCTTGAAATTAAGCAAAAACTACCAATGCAAATGGGTTtgtaagaataaaaaaaaagttttaaaaaaagccaTAAAGCTCACCAttacactttcttttttttttttttttcctatttagcAAAATGTAACAGCAGGCTTCACAATTTTGCAACCTATGGTGTGTGTGTCCTCACCAGGGATGATCCCATCCATAAGCAGTGTTTAGGGCTGTAGCTGAAAATGACAGTTGTCCTGCCAGAGCCATAAGGCAAATCACCCTCCAGGTCTGTGACAGGCCTcttgagcagagctgtggtgtGAGGAAGCTTTACTAGCATGGGTGGAAACTAGGTGGGTTACAGTCAAGTTTTGTTGGGGTTCTTCTGCAACTTTGActcttcttgttttcttttgataCAGTATCTCAAAATATGCATTATTTTTGGTTAATGAAGAACGATTGCCAGAATGCAGAAGATCCCTGATGTGGGTGTGTGGTCTTCCATAAGACCATGGAATGGCGTTTTCCTTTTTTGAAACAGAGATTTCTCAGGTCTTCATTTCCTCTGAAGATGTAAAACATCTTAAAGGCTATCCTAACAGCATTAGAAAAAATAGCTTCTTGATACGATTCCTCATACCTGAGAATATTTTCAAGCCTACAGCTAGCCTGCCTTTTGAGATGGCTGGAACAGACCTAGAGCTAAAAGCAGGGAGTCTGTTGGGGGAAAGATGCGAAGCAGAGGGAGCTTCAGACTAAAGGTGCTGCAGTTCTGCTCACATGTGCACTGCTGCTGAAACACAGcctgtcctccctcctcccaaAAAAGCCTGTGCGTACACCACAGTGTAAGAATACAGCCAGAGACAAGGAAGTGTTTTAATTCCTTCAGAAACCATTCTGCTGTTAGACTGTATCAGTTGCTCTGACAACGCACAGAGGGAGAGCAATGTGCAGCCAAACAGAAGTTTGTACTGTTGTCCTTCAAGTTACATGTGACCTCTCACTAAAAAGGTTTTTAGGGAGAATAGTGAACTCTGCTGTTTCCCTACACAAGTTTGTTTTAAGTCTATCATGCATTACAGAATTACAGGATCTTACATGGGGATAGCCTGGTATGAATTAGCCTTTCTTCAGATTGCTGCATCAATGAAATAGTGTGCTCTTAGTGCAGTGTCAAGATTGATCCTTCATTTAAGTACAATGTAATATTTGGGATTTCTGAAGCCCATTCCTTATTCTGTGCTTTGTTTATTAGTTGCTTCAGAGAAGAAGGAAACATCTCCAGAAAAAGGAAGGGTGCAATCTCTCCTTAACAGAATTTAAAGGAGCAGCCATATTCTGATGGCTGTGTCTGGGCAGAGGTGGTACCAAGAAGAAACCTGGCTAGCTGTGCCTAGTGATAGGGGCCTGGAAATGTTCTCTGGTCCACTGTAAACTTCGACATCCAGAACATGTGCCATTTCTGCTTGCTTTTCAGCTGTGTGAACTGAAATTTGAAATGCAAGAAAGTACTTGCTGAGGCTAGACAGTAAAATCTTCTGAGTGCTTCAGAAATGTGGTGCCAATTGAAAATCCTGCCAATTGTGTTAATTAAAGCACAACATTTTTGTCCTTTGATACCTGGTGAGGTGCTTTTATTTGTTATTAAGAATTTCTTTTTgtgaaaggaaggggaaaaccTCTAGATGGAAGTCAGACATACTCACTTTTTGATAGACAGTACATTTCTGTGCTCTTGGGATTTTACAGAAGCATAGATTTCCAAAGCAGGGTTCAAAGACAGCCTACTCACAGTTGTCTGTATTTTCATAGCTGAGGTTCCTGAGAGCTATGGAAATGCAAGGCTTTATCAAAGATTAGACTGGGCAGCAGTTGTAAAAATCCAACTGGACCATGTGTGTAGCAAAGGCTAGCAAGCCCACATCAGCAAACCCCagggctcctgctcctggc
This sequence is a window from Anomalospiza imberbis isolate Cuckoo-Finch-1a 21T00152 chromosome 1, ASM3175350v1, whole genome shotgun sequence. Protein-coding genes within it:
- the PPP1R3G gene encoding protein phosphatase 1 regulatory subunit 3G: MASPARPRQEQAAEERRLRGAAPTVPRDAKREAAGERLVLLELRRCGRPPSPGPGERQEEGEEEEEEGEAAAGEDCCGKCKKRVQFADSLGLSLASVKHFSDAEEPQVPPAALSHLQSPPGEERDPPPPGADPAPPALLLVPDFPDGGEPSAERLRRQRVCLERLGRPAAPTDVRGTVQVLGGPGPREVTVRYTFNEWLSFVDVPAAPLPPEPPAERYGFTLCVPPSLREGLALHFAIRYRSPQGEFWDNNGGRNYTLRCCGCPGAGPAAAPPAPAAPRY